The Bos taurus isolate L1 Dominette 01449 registration number 42190680 breed Hereford chromosome 18, ARS-UCD2.0, whole genome shotgun sequence genome has a window encoding:
- the ZNF226 gene encoding zinc finger protein 226 isoform X5: MTELRRRDVNNLPKMTLLDSALPWKEREDEHVHEENNQSELSAIQERGLHEELSCWQIWQQIANDLTRCQDSMINNCQLHKQGYSLHQVGSGLSIQISEDENYILNEKAGGPGDTGNPRFASLRARDSWRKSSLTESQNYQNRYQEISTQSKLCRCKADVDSIGRISYHLDDRGVHKNEKSYCHNDYRKDSTVSTLDQNSMIHTGQKPYQCNECKRTFTSLSTFDLHQQLHSKETSHVCDECGKGFRYSSVLHIHQRVHIGEECSVFAECGKEFHQSSQLQTHQKVHSIKKPFTCEECGKGFSRRSALSIHCKVHTGEKPYTCEECGRAFSQASHLQDHQRVHTGEKPFICDACGKSFSRNSHLQSHQRVHTGEKPYKCEECGKGFICSSNLYIHQRVHTGEKPYKCEECGKGFSRPSSLQAHQGIHTGEKSYVCNVCGKGFTLSSNLQAHQRVHTGEKPYKCEECGKNFRRNSHYQVHLVVHTGEKPYKCEVCGKGFSQSSYLQIHQKAHSVEKPYKCKECGQGFNQNSRLQIHQLIHTGEKPYKCEECGKGFSRRADLKIHCRIHTGEKPYNCEECGKVFRQASNLLAHQRVHSGEKPFKCEECGKSFGRSSHLQAHQKVHTGEKPYKCEECGKGFKWSLNLDMHQRVHTGEKPYKCGECGKHFSQASSLQLHQSVHTGEKPYRCDVCGKVFSRSSQLQSHQRVHTGEKPYKCEMCGKSFSWRSNLTIHQRIHAADKSYKSHRGGKTIRDST; the protein is encoded by the exons ATGACAGAATTGAGGCGGAGAGATGTTAATAATTTGCCGAAGATGACACTGCTA gactctgcacttccctggaaggagagagaagatgaaCATGTTCATG aagaaaacaatcaGAGTGAGTTGAGTGCCATTCAAGAGAGAGGATTACATGAAGAGCTTTCCTGCTGGCAAATCTGGCAACAAATTGCTAACGACTTAACCAGATGTCAAGACTCCATGATAAATAATTGTCAGCTCCACAAACAAGGTTATTCCCTGCACCAGGTTGGGTCAGGACTATCTATTCAAATTTCTGAAGATGAGAACTATATATTAAATGAGAAAGCAGGTGGTCCTGGTGATACTGGAAATCCAAGGTTTGCATCTTTGAGAGCCCGGGATTCTTGGAGAAAAAGTTCCTTGACTGAGTCACAGAATTACCAGAATAGATACCAGGAAATTTCCACGCAAAGTAAACTGTGTCGGTGTAAAGCGGATGTTGACAGCATTGGTCGGATCTCATACCACCTTGATGATCGAGGAGTACACAAGAATGAAAAGTCTTATTGCCACAATGATTATAGAAAAGACAGCACGGTTTCCACATTGGATCAGAATAGTATGATTCACACAGGACAAAAACCTTACCAGTGTAATGAATGTAAAAGAACCTTTACCAGCCTTTCTACCTTTGATCTTCACCAGCAGTTACACTCAAAAGAGACCTCTCACGTGTGCGATGAGTGTGGAAAAGGCTTCCGTTATAGCTCAGTTCTTCATATTCATCAGAGAGTTCACATAGGAGAAGAATGCAGTGTGTTTGCTGAGTGTGGAAAGGAATTCCATCAGAGCTCACAACTACAAACTCATCAGAAAGTCCACAGCATAAAGAAACCATTCACATGTGAGGAATGTGGGAAAGGCTTCAGTCGTCGATCAGCACTTAGCATTCATTGTAAAGTCCACACGGGAGAGAAACCTTACACTTGTGAGGAGTGTGGCAGGGCCTTCAGTCAGGCCTCCCACCTTCAAGACCATCAGAGAGTCCACACCGGGGAGAAACCATTCATATGTGATGCATGTGGTAAGAGCTTCAGTCGGAATTCACACCTTCAGTCCCACCAGAGAGTCCATACAGGAGAGAAACCGTACAAATGTGAGGAGTGTGGGAAGGGCTTCATTTGTAGCTCAAATCTATACATTCACCAGAGAGTCCACACAGGAGAAAAACCCTACAAATGTGAGGAATGCGGGAAAGGCTTTAGTCGGCCTTCAAGTCTTCAGGCCCATCAGGGAATCCACACTGGAGAGAAGTCATATGTATGTAATGTGTGTGGTAAAGGCTTTACTCTGAGTTCAAACCTTCAGGCACATCAAAGAGTCCACACAGGGGAGAAACCATACAAATGTGAGGAGTGTGGGAAGAACTTCAGGAGGAACTCCCATTATCAAGTTCATCTGGTTGTCCACACAGGAGAAAAACCCTATAAATGTGAAGTGTGTGGGAAGGGCTTCAGTCAGAGTTCATATCTTCAAATCCATCAAAAGGCCCACAGTGTAGAGAAACCCTACAAATGCAAGGAGTGTGGGCAGGGCTTCAATCAGAATTCACGACTTCAGATCCACCAGCTGATCCATACTGGTGAGAAACCATACAAATGCGAAGAGTGTGGGAAGGGATTCAGTCGTAGAGCAGATCTTAAAATTCACTGCAGAATCCACACCGGAGAGAAACCATACAATTGTGAGGAGTGTGGAAAAGTCTTCAGGCAGGCCTCAAATCTCCTGGCCCATCAGAGAGTCCACAGTGGGGAAAAGCCATTCAAATGTGAAGAATGTGGCAAGAGCTTTGGTCGGAGTTCACACCTTCAAGCCCACCAAAAAGtccacactggagaaaagccaTACAAATGTGAGGAGTGTGGGAAGGGCTTTAAGTGGAGCCTGAACCTCGACATGCATCAGAGGgtccacacaggagagaaaccatataagtGTGGGGAGTGTGGGAAGCACTTCAGTCAGGCCTCAAGTCTTCAGCTTCATCAGAGTGTccacactggagagaagccctaCAGATGTGATGTGTGTGGTAAAGTCTTCAGTCGGTCTTCACAACTGCAGTCTCATCAGAGAGTCCACACAGGGGAGAAACCTTACAAGTGTGAGATGTGTGGTAAGAGCTTCAGTTGGCGCTCCAATCTAACAATTCATCAAAGAATCCATGCTGCTGATAAATCCTATAAAAGTCATAGGGGTGGTAAGACCATCAGAGATTCAACTTAG
- the ZNF226 gene encoding zinc finger protein 226 isoform X2 — translation MRLGPASPDLSFGEKEKQRLEAEDSALPWKEREDEHVHEENNQSELSAIQERGLHEELSCWQIWQQIANDLTRCQDSMINNCQLHKQGYSLHQVGSGLSIQISEDENYILNEKAGGPGDTGNPRFASLRARDSWRKSSLTESQNYQNRYQEISTQSKLCRCKADVDSIGRISYHLDDRGVHKNEKSYCHNDYRKDSTVSTLDQNSMIHTGQKPYQCNECKRTFTSLSTFDLHQQLHSKETSHVCDECGKGFRYSSVLHIHQRVHIGEECSVFAECGKEFHQSSQLQTHQKVHSIKKPFTCEECGKGFSRRSALSIHCKVHTGEKPYTCEECGRAFSQASHLQDHQRVHTGEKPFICDACGKSFSRNSHLQSHQRVHTGEKPYKCEECGKGFICSSNLYIHQRVHTGEKPYKCEECGKGFSRPSSLQAHQGIHTGEKSYVCNVCGKGFTLSSNLQAHQRVHTGEKPYKCEECGKNFRRNSHYQVHLVVHTGEKPYKCEVCGKGFSQSSYLQIHQKAHSVEKPYKCKECGQGFNQNSRLQIHQLIHTGEKPYKCEECGKGFSRRADLKIHCRIHTGEKPYNCEECGKVFRQASNLLAHQRVHSGEKPFKCEECGKSFGRSSHLQAHQKVHTGEKPYKCEECGKGFKWSLNLDMHQRVHTGEKPYKCGECGKHFSQASSLQLHQSVHTGEKPYRCDVCGKVFSRSSQLQSHQRVHTGEKPYKCEMCGKSFSWRSNLTIHQRIHAADKSYKSHRGGKTIRDST, via the exons ATGCGCTTGGGGCCAGCATCTCCTGACCTTTCatttggagagaaagagaagcagcGGCTAGAAGCAGAG gactctgcacttccctggaaggagagagaagatgaaCATGTTCATG aagaaaacaatcaGAGTGAGTTGAGTGCCATTCAAGAGAGAGGATTACATGAAGAGCTTTCCTGCTGGCAAATCTGGCAACAAATTGCTAACGACTTAACCAGATGTCAAGACTCCATGATAAATAATTGTCAGCTCCACAAACAAGGTTATTCCCTGCACCAGGTTGGGTCAGGACTATCTATTCAAATTTCTGAAGATGAGAACTATATATTAAATGAGAAAGCAGGTGGTCCTGGTGATACTGGAAATCCAAGGTTTGCATCTTTGAGAGCCCGGGATTCTTGGAGAAAAAGTTCCTTGACTGAGTCACAGAATTACCAGAATAGATACCAGGAAATTTCCACGCAAAGTAAACTGTGTCGGTGTAAAGCGGATGTTGACAGCATTGGTCGGATCTCATACCACCTTGATGATCGAGGAGTACACAAGAATGAAAAGTCTTATTGCCACAATGATTATAGAAAAGACAGCACGGTTTCCACATTGGATCAGAATAGTATGATTCACACAGGACAAAAACCTTACCAGTGTAATGAATGTAAAAGAACCTTTACCAGCCTTTCTACCTTTGATCTTCACCAGCAGTTACACTCAAAAGAGACCTCTCACGTGTGCGATGAGTGTGGAAAAGGCTTCCGTTATAGCTCAGTTCTTCATATTCATCAGAGAGTTCACATAGGAGAAGAATGCAGTGTGTTTGCTGAGTGTGGAAAGGAATTCCATCAGAGCTCACAACTACAAACTCATCAGAAAGTCCACAGCATAAAGAAACCATTCACATGTGAGGAATGTGGGAAAGGCTTCAGTCGTCGATCAGCACTTAGCATTCATTGTAAAGTCCACACGGGAGAGAAACCTTACACTTGTGAGGAGTGTGGCAGGGCCTTCAGTCAGGCCTCCCACCTTCAAGACCATCAGAGAGTCCACACCGGGGAGAAACCATTCATATGTGATGCATGTGGTAAGAGCTTCAGTCGGAATTCACACCTTCAGTCCCACCAGAGAGTCCATACAGGAGAGAAACCGTACAAATGTGAGGAGTGTGGGAAGGGCTTCATTTGTAGCTCAAATCTATACATTCACCAGAGAGTCCACACAGGAGAAAAACCCTACAAATGTGAGGAATGCGGGAAAGGCTTTAGTCGGCCTTCAAGTCTTCAGGCCCATCAGGGAATCCACACTGGAGAGAAGTCATATGTATGTAATGTGTGTGGTAAAGGCTTTACTCTGAGTTCAAACCTTCAGGCACATCAAAGAGTCCACACAGGGGAGAAACCATACAAATGTGAGGAGTGTGGGAAGAACTTCAGGAGGAACTCCCATTATCAAGTTCATCTGGTTGTCCACACAGGAGAAAAACCCTATAAATGTGAAGTGTGTGGGAAGGGCTTCAGTCAGAGTTCATATCTTCAAATCCATCAAAAGGCCCACAGTGTAGAGAAACCCTACAAATGCAAGGAGTGTGGGCAGGGCTTCAATCAGAATTCACGACTTCAGATCCACCAGCTGATCCATACTGGTGAGAAACCATACAAATGCGAAGAGTGTGGGAAGGGATTCAGTCGTAGAGCAGATCTTAAAATTCACTGCAGAATCCACACCGGAGAGAAACCATACAATTGTGAGGAGTGTGGAAAAGTCTTCAGGCAGGCCTCAAATCTCCTGGCCCATCAGAGAGTCCACAGTGGGGAAAAGCCATTCAAATGTGAAGAATGTGGCAAGAGCTTTGGTCGGAGTTCACACCTTCAAGCCCACCAAAAAGtccacactggagaaaagccaTACAAATGTGAGGAGTGTGGGAAGGGCTTTAAGTGGAGCCTGAACCTCGACATGCATCAGAGGgtccacacaggagagaaaccatataagtGTGGGGAGTGTGGGAAGCACTTCAGTCAGGCCTCAAGTCTTCAGCTTCATCAGAGTGTccacactggagagaagccctaCAGATGTGATGTGTGTGGTAAAGTCTTCAGTCGGTCTTCACAACTGCAGTCTCATCAGAGAGTCCACACAGGGGAGAAACCTTACAAGTGTGAGATGTGTGGTAAGAGCTTCAGTTGGCGCTCCAATCTAACAATTCATCAAAGAATCCATGCTGCTGATAAATCCTATAAAAGTCATAGGGGTGGTAAGACCATCAGAGATTCAACTTAG
- the ZNF226 gene encoding zinc finger protein 226 isoform X3, whose translation MMTLHFPGRREKMNMFMEAVTFKDVAVAFTEEELGLLDSAQRKLYQDVMVENFRNLVSVEENNQSELSAIQERGLHEELSCWQIWQQIANDLTRCQDSMINNCQLHKQGYSLHQVGSGLSIQISEDENYILNEKAGGPGDTGNPRFASLRARDSWRKSSLTESQNYQNRYQEISTQSKLCRCKADVDSIGRISYHLDDRGVHKNEKSYCHNDYRKDSTVSTLDQNSMIHTGQKPYQCNECKRTFTSLSTFDLHQQLHSKETSHVCDECGKGFRYSSVLHIHQRVHIGEECSVFAECGKEFHQSSQLQTHQKVHSIKKPFTCEECGKGFSRRSALSIHCKVHTGEKPYTCEECGRAFSQASHLQDHQRVHTGEKPFICDACGKSFSRNSHLQSHQRVHTGEKPYKCEECGKGFICSSNLYIHQRVHTGEKPYKCEECGKGFSRPSSLQAHQGIHTGEKSYVCNVCGKGFTLSSNLQAHQRVHTGEKPYKCEECGKNFRRNSHYQVHLVVHTGEKPYKCEVCGKGFSQSSYLQIHQKAHSVEKPYKCKECGQGFNQNSRLQIHQLIHTGEKPYKCEECGKGFSRRADLKIHCRIHTGEKPYNCEECGKVFRQASNLLAHQRVHSGEKPFKCEECGKSFGRSSHLQAHQKVHTGEKPYKCEECGKGFKWSLNLDMHQRVHTGEKPYKCGECGKHFSQASSLQLHQSVHTGEKPYRCDVCGKVFSRSSQLQSHQRVHTGEKPYKCEMCGKSFSWRSNLTIHQRIHAADKSYKSHRGGKTIRDST comes from the exons ATGAT gactctgcacttccctggaaggagagagaagatgaaCATGTTCATG GAGGCAGTGACCTTCAAGGACGTGGCTGTGGCCTTCACAGAGGAGGAGCTGGGGTTACTGGACTCAGCCCAGAGAAAGCTGTACCAGGATGTGATGGTGGAGAACTTCCGGAACCTGGTCTCAGTAG aagaaaacaatcaGAGTGAGTTGAGTGCCATTCAAGAGAGAGGATTACATGAAGAGCTTTCCTGCTGGCAAATCTGGCAACAAATTGCTAACGACTTAACCAGATGTCAAGACTCCATGATAAATAATTGTCAGCTCCACAAACAAGGTTATTCCCTGCACCAGGTTGGGTCAGGACTATCTATTCAAATTTCTGAAGATGAGAACTATATATTAAATGAGAAAGCAGGTGGTCCTGGTGATACTGGAAATCCAAGGTTTGCATCTTTGAGAGCCCGGGATTCTTGGAGAAAAAGTTCCTTGACTGAGTCACAGAATTACCAGAATAGATACCAGGAAATTTCCACGCAAAGTAAACTGTGTCGGTGTAAAGCGGATGTTGACAGCATTGGTCGGATCTCATACCACCTTGATGATCGAGGAGTACACAAGAATGAAAAGTCTTATTGCCACAATGATTATAGAAAAGACAGCACGGTTTCCACATTGGATCAGAATAGTATGATTCACACAGGACAAAAACCTTACCAGTGTAATGAATGTAAAAGAACCTTTACCAGCCTTTCTACCTTTGATCTTCACCAGCAGTTACACTCAAAAGAGACCTCTCACGTGTGCGATGAGTGTGGAAAAGGCTTCCGTTATAGCTCAGTTCTTCATATTCATCAGAGAGTTCACATAGGAGAAGAATGCAGTGTGTTTGCTGAGTGTGGAAAGGAATTCCATCAGAGCTCACAACTACAAACTCATCAGAAAGTCCACAGCATAAAGAAACCATTCACATGTGAGGAATGTGGGAAAGGCTTCAGTCGTCGATCAGCACTTAGCATTCATTGTAAAGTCCACACGGGAGAGAAACCTTACACTTGTGAGGAGTGTGGCAGGGCCTTCAGTCAGGCCTCCCACCTTCAAGACCATCAGAGAGTCCACACCGGGGAGAAACCATTCATATGTGATGCATGTGGTAAGAGCTTCAGTCGGAATTCACACCTTCAGTCCCACCAGAGAGTCCATACAGGAGAGAAACCGTACAAATGTGAGGAGTGTGGGAAGGGCTTCATTTGTAGCTCAAATCTATACATTCACCAGAGAGTCCACACAGGAGAAAAACCCTACAAATGTGAGGAATGCGGGAAAGGCTTTAGTCGGCCTTCAAGTCTTCAGGCCCATCAGGGAATCCACACTGGAGAGAAGTCATATGTATGTAATGTGTGTGGTAAAGGCTTTACTCTGAGTTCAAACCTTCAGGCACATCAAAGAGTCCACACAGGGGAGAAACCATACAAATGTGAGGAGTGTGGGAAGAACTTCAGGAGGAACTCCCATTATCAAGTTCATCTGGTTGTCCACACAGGAGAAAAACCCTATAAATGTGAAGTGTGTGGGAAGGGCTTCAGTCAGAGTTCATATCTTCAAATCCATCAAAAGGCCCACAGTGTAGAGAAACCCTACAAATGCAAGGAGTGTGGGCAGGGCTTCAATCAGAATTCACGACTTCAGATCCACCAGCTGATCCATACTGGTGAGAAACCATACAAATGCGAAGAGTGTGGGAAGGGATTCAGTCGTAGAGCAGATCTTAAAATTCACTGCAGAATCCACACCGGAGAGAAACCATACAATTGTGAGGAGTGTGGAAAAGTCTTCAGGCAGGCCTCAAATCTCCTGGCCCATCAGAGAGTCCACAGTGGGGAAAAGCCATTCAAATGTGAAGAATGTGGCAAGAGCTTTGGTCGGAGTTCACACCTTCAAGCCCACCAAAAAGtccacactggagaaaagccaTACAAATGTGAGGAGTGTGGGAAGGGCTTTAAGTGGAGCCTGAACCTCGACATGCATCAGAGGgtccacacaggagagaaaccatataagtGTGGGGAGTGTGGGAAGCACTTCAGTCAGGCCTCAAGTCTTCAGCTTCATCAGAGTGTccacactggagagaagccctaCAGATGTGATGTGTGTGGTAAAGTCTTCAGTCGGTCTTCACAACTGCAGTCTCATCAGAGAGTCCACACAGGGGAGAAACCTTACAAGTGTGAGATGTGTGGTAAGAGCTTCAGTTGGCGCTCCAATCTAACAATTCATCAAAGAATCCATGCTGCTGATAAATCCTATAAAAGTCATAGGGGTGGTAAGACCATCAGAGATTCAACTTAG
- the ZNF226 gene encoding zinc finger protein 226 isoform X6 has protein sequence MMMFQDSALPWKEREDEHVHEENNQSELSAIQERGLHEELSCWQIWQQIANDLTRCQDSMINNCQLHKQGYSLHQVGSGLSIQISEDENYILNEKAGGPGDTGNPRFASLRARDSWRKSSLTESQNYQNRYQEISTQSKLCRCKADVDSIGRISYHLDDRGVHKNEKSYCHNDYRKDSTVSTLDQNSMIHTGQKPYQCNECKRTFTSLSTFDLHQQLHSKETSHVCDECGKGFRYSSVLHIHQRVHIGEECSVFAECGKEFHQSSQLQTHQKVHSIKKPFTCEECGKGFSRRSALSIHCKVHTGEKPYTCEECGRAFSQASHLQDHQRVHTGEKPFICDACGKSFSRNSHLQSHQRVHTGEKPYKCEECGKGFICSSNLYIHQRVHTGEKPYKCEECGKGFSRPSSLQAHQGIHTGEKSYVCNVCGKGFTLSSNLQAHQRVHTGEKPYKCEECGKNFRRNSHYQVHLVVHTGEKPYKCEVCGKGFSQSSYLQIHQKAHSVEKPYKCKECGQGFNQNSRLQIHQLIHTGEKPYKCEECGKGFSRRADLKIHCRIHTGEKPYNCEECGKVFRQASNLLAHQRVHSGEKPFKCEECGKSFGRSSHLQAHQKVHTGEKPYKCEECGKGFKWSLNLDMHQRVHTGEKPYKCGECGKHFSQASSLQLHQSVHTGEKPYRCDVCGKVFSRSSQLQSHQRVHTGEKPYKCEMCGKSFSWRSNLTIHQRIHAADKSYKSHRGGKTIRDST, from the exons ATGATGATGTTTCAG gactctgcacttccctggaaggagagagaagatgaaCATGTTCATG aagaaaacaatcaGAGTGAGTTGAGTGCCATTCAAGAGAGAGGATTACATGAAGAGCTTTCCTGCTGGCAAATCTGGCAACAAATTGCTAACGACTTAACCAGATGTCAAGACTCCATGATAAATAATTGTCAGCTCCACAAACAAGGTTATTCCCTGCACCAGGTTGGGTCAGGACTATCTATTCAAATTTCTGAAGATGAGAACTATATATTAAATGAGAAAGCAGGTGGTCCTGGTGATACTGGAAATCCAAGGTTTGCATCTTTGAGAGCCCGGGATTCTTGGAGAAAAAGTTCCTTGACTGAGTCACAGAATTACCAGAATAGATACCAGGAAATTTCCACGCAAAGTAAACTGTGTCGGTGTAAAGCGGATGTTGACAGCATTGGTCGGATCTCATACCACCTTGATGATCGAGGAGTACACAAGAATGAAAAGTCTTATTGCCACAATGATTATAGAAAAGACAGCACGGTTTCCACATTGGATCAGAATAGTATGATTCACACAGGACAAAAACCTTACCAGTGTAATGAATGTAAAAGAACCTTTACCAGCCTTTCTACCTTTGATCTTCACCAGCAGTTACACTCAAAAGAGACCTCTCACGTGTGCGATGAGTGTGGAAAAGGCTTCCGTTATAGCTCAGTTCTTCATATTCATCAGAGAGTTCACATAGGAGAAGAATGCAGTGTGTTTGCTGAGTGTGGAAAGGAATTCCATCAGAGCTCACAACTACAAACTCATCAGAAAGTCCACAGCATAAAGAAACCATTCACATGTGAGGAATGTGGGAAAGGCTTCAGTCGTCGATCAGCACTTAGCATTCATTGTAAAGTCCACACGGGAGAGAAACCTTACACTTGTGAGGAGTGTGGCAGGGCCTTCAGTCAGGCCTCCCACCTTCAAGACCATCAGAGAGTCCACACCGGGGAGAAACCATTCATATGTGATGCATGTGGTAAGAGCTTCAGTCGGAATTCACACCTTCAGTCCCACCAGAGAGTCCATACAGGAGAGAAACCGTACAAATGTGAGGAGTGTGGGAAGGGCTTCATTTGTAGCTCAAATCTATACATTCACCAGAGAGTCCACACAGGAGAAAAACCCTACAAATGTGAGGAATGCGGGAAAGGCTTTAGTCGGCCTTCAAGTCTTCAGGCCCATCAGGGAATCCACACTGGAGAGAAGTCATATGTATGTAATGTGTGTGGTAAAGGCTTTACTCTGAGTTCAAACCTTCAGGCACATCAAAGAGTCCACACAGGGGAGAAACCATACAAATGTGAGGAGTGTGGGAAGAACTTCAGGAGGAACTCCCATTATCAAGTTCATCTGGTTGTCCACACAGGAGAAAAACCCTATAAATGTGAAGTGTGTGGGAAGGGCTTCAGTCAGAGTTCATATCTTCAAATCCATCAAAAGGCCCACAGTGTAGAGAAACCCTACAAATGCAAGGAGTGTGGGCAGGGCTTCAATCAGAATTCACGACTTCAGATCCACCAGCTGATCCATACTGGTGAGAAACCATACAAATGCGAAGAGTGTGGGAAGGGATTCAGTCGTAGAGCAGATCTTAAAATTCACTGCAGAATCCACACCGGAGAGAAACCATACAATTGTGAGGAGTGTGGAAAAGTCTTCAGGCAGGCCTCAAATCTCCTGGCCCATCAGAGAGTCCACAGTGGGGAAAAGCCATTCAAATGTGAAGAATGTGGCAAGAGCTTTGGTCGGAGTTCACACCTTCAAGCCCACCAAAAAGtccacactggagaaaagccaTACAAATGTGAGGAGTGTGGGAAGGGCTTTAAGTGGAGCCTGAACCTCGACATGCATCAGAGGgtccacacaggagagaaaccatataagtGTGGGGAGTGTGGGAAGCACTTCAGTCAGGCCTCAAGTCTTCAGCTTCATCAGAGTGTccacactggagagaagccctaCAGATGTGATGTGTGTGGTAAAGTCTTCAGTCGGTCTTCACAACTGCAGTCTCATCAGAGAGTCCACACAGGGGAGAAACCTTACAAGTGTGAGATGTGTGGTAAGAGCTTCAGTTGGCGCTCCAATCTAACAATTCATCAAAGAATCCATGCTGCTGATAAATCCTATAAAAGTCATAGGGGTGGTAAGACCATCAGAGATTCAACTTAG